A window of the Streptomyces sp. NBC_00454 genome harbors these coding sequences:
- a CDS encoding RimK family alpha-L-glutamate ligase produces MKLGVLAWMAGEDESVGIARVGRERGHDTVLFEFDDIVCVPDESGTRPTVHGHDVAEFDAIVSRGHVSLEHWREHAEHLHLLSSVPGVVMFDSADVHLAAVSKFTMLHKLARAGLPVPPTRECRSEEDFIAACREWGRVVVKPSVGFGGVDVDRFVDGPVEPALSRVRAMLETYGVLLCQPFLEHTGDYRITIVGDSPSVCVRALTEGDSWRQSHGNGDGPPRSPIEVIEPAPELVDLSVRATRALGLSMAGIDILYHRGEPVVIEANVVPGWDGFPAELQNTVNNDVLDLVELTVAARRS; encoded by the coding sequence ATGAAGCTGGGAGTGCTGGCCTGGATGGCCGGCGAGGACGAATCGGTGGGCATCGCCCGCGTCGGCCGGGAGCGCGGGCACGACACGGTGCTCTTCGAGTTCGACGACATCGTGTGCGTTCCCGACGAGAGCGGGACGCGGCCGACCGTCCACGGTCATGACGTGGCCGAGTTCGACGCGATCGTCTCCCGTGGCCACGTCAGTCTGGAGCACTGGCGCGAGCACGCCGAGCACCTCCACCTGCTGTCGAGCGTTCCCGGCGTGGTGATGTTCGACAGTGCCGATGTCCACCTCGCGGCCGTCAGCAAGTTCACGATGCTCCACAAGCTGGCCCGGGCGGGTCTGCCCGTTCCTCCGACGCGAGAGTGCCGCAGCGAGGAGGACTTCATCGCCGCCTGCCGCGAGTGGGGGCGTGTGGTGGTCAAGCCGTCCGTCGGATTCGGCGGCGTCGACGTCGATCGTTTCGTCGACGGTCCCGTGGAACCCGCCCTGAGCCGCGTACGGGCCATGCTGGAAACCTACGGCGTGCTGCTGTGCCAGCCGTTCCTGGAACACACCGGCGACTACCGGATCACGATCGTGGGCGACTCTCCTTCGGTGTGCGTGCGCGCACTGACGGAAGGGGACTCCTGGCGGCAGAGCCACGGCAACGGCGACGGCCCCCCGCGCAGCCCGATCGAGGTGATCGAGCCGGCCCCCGAACTGGTCGACCTGTCCGTCCGCGCGACCCGGGCGCTCGGGCTGAGCATGGCCGGCATCGACATCCTCTACCACCGGGGAGAGCCGGTCGTCATCGAGGCGAACGTGGTTCCCGGCTGGGACGGTTTCCCCGCGGAGCTGCAGAACACCGTCAACAACGACGTCCTCGATCTCGTCGAGCTCACCGTCGCCGCCCGCAGGTCCTGA
- a CDS encoding MFS transporter has product MTSHDKGYLSTLMIPKLRPWALLLLCQRFCVAAAPVGLIYVGNGSKGSLAQGAVLVGAHAIAEAVCAASMGRRFDRKPMRREFTLVLTLQAVVFLALGLFARQLPLPALAALAAMGGGVAAGAHGGLRALALRLAPDHVRPVIGLESALSTLVWMAAPAAVTALSLVTGPAVPVLVISAFSAIGAISARIISEPPLTVSKAPSAIRSFGHLLPACTQSAAAMMSFGAVTITLFGLLPLIGASADSAGAWLSGMAALGVLGGILYGARRWPGAPALQSGILLGVLCLAVMALGLSGNLLVAGFCAVIVGILQPMVGSSRAMAVQDQTPDGDLGAAFSATYASAGLGYGAAALLAGALLTSAGPREAVLACGAIALLATVVTSVIELRNLRRRSTDRLDRAHVPAREATQQSHSV; this is encoded by the coding sequence ATGACAAGCCACGACAAGGGCTACCTGTCCACGCTCATGATTCCCAAACTGCGGCCCTGGGCGCTGCTGCTGCTCTGTCAGCGATTCTGTGTGGCCGCCGCGCCGGTAGGTCTGATCTACGTCGGAAACGGCTCCAAGGGTTCGTTGGCCCAGGGGGCGGTGCTGGTGGGCGCCCACGCCATCGCCGAGGCGGTCTGCGCCGCCTCGATGGGACGGCGCTTCGACCGCAAGCCCATGCGCCGCGAGTTCACCCTGGTCCTCACCCTGCAGGCAGTGGTGTTCCTCGCCCTGGGACTGTTCGCACGGCAGCTGCCCCTGCCCGCGCTCGCCGCCCTGGCGGCGATGGGCGGCGGAGTCGCCGCCGGGGCCCATGGTGGTCTGCGGGCCCTGGCCCTGCGCCTGGCGCCCGACCATGTCCGCCCCGTCATCGGGCTCGAAAGCGCCTTGAGCACGCTGGTGTGGATGGCGGCACCGGCCGCGGTCACCGCCCTCTCCCTGGTGACCGGGCCAGCCGTCCCCGTTCTGGTCATCTCCGCCTTCTCCGCGATCGGCGCGATCAGCGCCCGCATCATCAGCGAGCCCCCGCTGACCGTCTCGAAGGCTCCGTCCGCGATCCGCTCGTTCGGTCACCTCCTGCCTGCCTGCACCCAGTCCGCTGCCGCGATGATGAGCTTCGGTGCGGTCACCATCACCCTGTTCGGGCTGCTGCCCCTGATCGGCGCCTCCGCGGACTCGGCCGGAGCCTGGCTCAGCGGCATGGCCGCCCTGGGCGTCCTCGGCGGCATCCTCTACGGTGCCCGCCGCTGGCCGGGGGCCCCCGCACTGCAGTCCGGGATTCTCCTCGGGGTCCTGTGCCTGGCCGTGATGGCCCTCGGCCTCAGCGGCAACCTCCTCGTGGCCGGCTTCTGCGCCGTGATCGTCGGAATCCTCCAGCCCATGGTCGGCTCCTCGCGCGCCATGGCGGTCCAGGACCAAACCCCCGACGGTGATCTGGGGGCCGCCTTCTCCGCCACCTACGCCAGCGCCGGACTCGGCTACGGAGCCGCCGCACTCCTGGCCGGTGCGCTGCTGACCTCGGCCGGTCCCCGGGAGGCCGTCCTGGCTTGCGGCGCCATCGCCCTGCTCGCCACCGTCGTCACGAGTGTCATCGAACTCCGCAACCTGCGGCGCCGGAGCACCGACCGCCTCGACCGGGCCCACGTCCCGGCCCGAGAAGCCACGCAGCAGTCCCACAGCGTTTGA
- a CDS encoding DUF6421 family protein, with protein sequence MSTKQSMERPVREGNQAALVVACPAWQNLKDAVESLGSWQSEDGAISFEEERGPTLEQARDAVTRVVAAIRRLSPLLAHDADYHLALIEDLTRWADSGFGKPDFLDSLLAFAPAEQRVDGLRHLVVFPMHTQNGNPHCNLEAVAFRVVWPDWIADLERTTYGNPLYLGIEFEGFTSGYDTHAAVLFPETVAVRENPGQFTWGAIFCDREAARLRSVTSAAVAATRLELPGDARALLADPERMKEAFVLWDLIHDRTHSLGDLPFDPFMIKQRQPYWMYGIEELRCDLTAFQAGQDLIEDNVPQGRDVQYAILFDRLFRFPITGDRVRNYDGLGGQLLFAALHRAGAIRWSDNTLAVDWAAAAETVARLRTEIEDLYRLGIDRPKVVHWLKSHAFVSSYLSPHPASAWADGATALDFTLPPRRLVDSALPDEFPLSMFYEALAKKLRRVIEATRGITAYGETRTAA encoded by the coding sequence ATGAGCACCAAGCAATCGATGGAGCGCCCCGTCCGAGAAGGCAACCAGGCCGCGCTGGTCGTCGCCTGCCCTGCCTGGCAGAACCTCAAAGACGCCGTGGAATCCCTCGGGTCCTGGCAGTCCGAGGACGGCGCCATCAGCTTCGAAGAGGAACGGGGGCCCACCCTGGAACAGGCGCGTGACGCGGTGACCCGCGTGGTCGCCGCGATCCGCCGGCTCTCCCCGCTGCTTGCGCACGACGCCGACTACCACCTGGCCCTGATCGAGGATCTGACGCGATGGGCGGACAGCGGATTCGGCAAGCCGGATTTCCTCGACTCCCTCCTGGCCTTCGCGCCCGCCGAGCAGCGCGTCGACGGCCTGCGGCACCTGGTGGTCTTCCCGATGCACACACAGAACGGCAACCCCCACTGCAACCTGGAGGCCGTCGCCTTCCGTGTGGTGTGGCCCGATTGGATAGCCGACCTGGAGCGGACCACCTACGGAAATCCGCTCTACCTCGGTATCGAGTTCGAGGGATTCACCTCCGGATACGACACGCATGCCGCGGTCCTCTTCCCCGAGACCGTGGCCGTTCGCGAGAACCCGGGACAGTTCACCTGGGGCGCGATCTTCTGCGACCGGGAGGCCGCGCGTCTGCGCAGCGTGACCAGTGCCGCCGTCGCCGCCACCCGGTTGGAGCTGCCCGGCGACGCCCGGGCTCTCCTGGCGGATCCCGAGCGCATGAAGGAGGCGTTCGTGCTGTGGGATCTCATCCACGACCGGACTCACAGCCTGGGCGACCTCCCCTTCGACCCCTTCATGATCAAGCAGCGTCAGCCCTACTGGATGTACGGCATCGAAGAGCTGCGCTGCGACCTCACCGCCTTCCAAGCCGGCCAGGACCTCATCGAGGACAACGTCCCCCAGGGACGGGACGTGCAGTACGCGATTCTCTTCGACCGCCTGTTCCGCTTCCCGATCACCGGCGACCGAGTCCGCAACTACGACGGTCTCGGCGGGCAGTTGCTCTTCGCCGCCCTGCACCGGGCGGGCGCGATCCGCTGGAGCGACAACACCCTGGCCGTCGACTGGGCCGCCGCCGCAGAGACCGTCGCTCGCCTCCGCACCGAGATCGAGGACCTGTACCGGCTCGGCATCGACCGGCCCAAGGTCGTGCACTGGCTCAAGAGCCACGCGTTCGTCTCCTCGTACCTCTCGCCTCACCCCGCATCCGCCTGGGCCGACGGTGCGACCGCCCTCGACTTCACCCTGCCGCCGCGCAGGCTCGTCGACTCCGCACTGCCCGACGAGTTCCCGTTGAGCATGTTCTACGAGGCCCTGGCGAAGAAGCTGCGCCGCGTGATCGAAGCCACCCGCGGCATCACCGCCTACGGGGAGACCCGCACCGCAGCCTGA
- a CDS encoding low specificity L-threonine aldolase gives MSTTTSTPAPARKHDPAARFFASDNYAGVHPEVLSAIATANGGHQPSYGRDVYTQNLQDLARHHFGPHAEIHPVFSGTGANVIALQAMTDRWGAVLCATTAHIHADECGAPERIGGLKLITIPAPDGKLTPELLATEAWGWDDMHRATPQVVSISQATELGTVYTPAEIRAIADFAHERGMKLHVDGAQLTNAAASLGVTLRELTYDAGVDLLSFGGTKCGGLYGDAVVVLTPNGPRSLRHIIKQTTQLVSKARFIAVQLEALLGGDLWLRNSRHANAMAQRLAAGVQDIPGVEIVYPVEANGVFARLPHDAAVRLQEKYHFYFRDEQPGVVRWMCSFDTVPEDVDTFIRTIAEECGRAS, from the coding sequence TTGAGCACCACCACGAGCACCCCCGCCCCCGCGCGGAAACACGACCCGGCGGCACGCTTCTTCGCCAGCGACAACTACGCCGGCGTGCACCCGGAGGTCCTTTCCGCGATCGCCACCGCCAACGGCGGTCATCAGCCGTCCTACGGCCGCGATGTCTACACCCAGAACCTGCAGGACCTCGCGCGTCACCACTTCGGGCCCCATGCGGAGATCCACCCCGTCTTCAGCGGCACCGGAGCGAACGTCATCGCCCTCCAGGCCATGACGGACCGGTGGGGAGCCGTCCTGTGCGCCACCACCGCGCACATCCACGCGGACGAGTGCGGAGCGCCCGAACGCATCGGTGGCCTGAAGCTCATCACCATCCCGGCTCCCGACGGAAAGCTGACCCCGGAACTCCTCGCCACCGAGGCCTGGGGCTGGGACGACATGCACCGAGCCACCCCGCAGGTCGTCTCGATCAGCCAGGCGACGGAGCTGGGGACCGTCTACACCCCTGCGGAGATCCGCGCCATCGCTGATTTCGCGCACGAGCGCGGCATGAAGCTCCACGTCGACGGCGCACAGCTCACCAACGCCGCCGCGTCCCTGGGCGTCACCCTGCGCGAGCTCACCTACGACGCGGGAGTCGACCTCCTGTCCTTCGGCGGCACCAAGTGCGGTGGCCTCTACGGTGACGCGGTGGTCGTGCTCACCCCGAACGGCCCCCGGTCCCTGCGCCACATCATCAAACAGACCACCCAGTTGGTCTCCAAGGCCCGGTTCATCGCAGTCCAGCTGGAGGCACTCCTGGGCGGTGACCTGTGGCTCCGCAATTCCCGGCACGCCAACGCCATGGCCCAGCGCCTCGCCGCCGGCGTCCAGGACATCCCGGGAGTGGAGATCGTCTATCCGGTGGAGGCGAACGGAGTGTTCGCCCGGCTCCCCCACGACGCAGCCGTGCGGCTCCAGGAGAAGTACCACTTCTACTTCCGTGACGAACAGCCCGGTGTCGTCCGCTGGATGTGCTCCTTCGACACGGTCCCTGAGGACGTCGACACGTTCATCCGCACCATCGCCGAAGAGTGCGGCCGAGCTTCCTGA
- a CDS encoding matrixin family metalloprotease, translated as MDEGEIRFDKAKMKGCSPKKRRSVAAHELGHALGLCHKDFRTTYSLMWPQVQEDYDVPQAVDKANYKKPWG; from the coding sequence GTGGACGAGGGCGAGATCCGCTTCGACAAGGCCAAGATGAAGGGGTGCTCGCCGAAGAAGCGCCGGAGTGTCGCCGCCCACGAGCTGGGACATGCGCTGGGCCTCTGCCACAAGGACTTCCGTACGACGTACTCGCTGATGTGGCCCCAGGTGCAAGAGGACTACGACGTACCGCAGGCCGTGGACAAGGCCAACTACAAGAAGCCGTGGGGCTGA
- a CDS encoding transglycosylase domain-containing protein has product MGRGKSRKDADRKTRRLRIDLPRRGRRGWRRWTPSWKLVSGLFLLFTGALAGLFTFVYIRVEIPDPHDSARRQATVYYWADGSRMVSIGDVNRQDVKLSQVPDSVQHAVIAAENEDFYTDSGVSVTGIGRAVVNIAKGKETQGGSTLTQQYVKNTYLSQDQTVQRKIKELFLSLKISNQRPKTEILEGYLNTSWFGRDAYGVQAASYAYYGIPASELNPSQGALLAAVLKGAESFDPSLSSANHQRAEDRWSWILDRQVDTGSMSAEERAKYTEFPEPKPPVKPTSQAGQTGYLVDIANKYLKSRSGITDKELAGGGYSIHTTFEKDKVAALTKAVEQVRADRLDPKNRTEDQYVQVGAASIRPKDGAIVALYGGSDAIEHFTNNADTSGVPAASAFKPFVYAAALEEELGSTEPPAESPAPEPLKPRAVGTPMAAGPLRTALVFPDHAPFVEAGKKIGLEKVKDLAVASGLREESMAKLEPTFSIGTSTPSAVRLASAYTTFINKGQATEPYSVTKVERNGATVDGFGRPKPRRAMSPDTAAIVGAALRHVGWNAIGPTKDQRTYVPSWAGKTGPNDRMNSAWFIGTTPELSTSVAMFRTKPDVTQLLPMQGVGGPDSERGSALPPLIWKAYTEVVVPAPPYPADAPGEHP; this is encoded by the coding sequence GTGGGTCGTGGGAAGAGCCGTAAGGACGCCGACCGGAAGACCCGCCGCCTCCGCATCGACCTGCCCAGGCGCGGCCGCCGGGGCTGGCGGCGCTGGACGCCCTCCTGGAAACTGGTTTCCGGCCTGTTCCTGCTCTTCACCGGCGCCCTCGCCGGCCTCTTCACCTTCGTCTACATACGGGTAGAGATCCCGGACCCGCACGACTCCGCGCGCCGTCAGGCAACCGTGTACTACTGGGCGGACGGCAGCCGGATGGTGAGCATCGGCGATGTGAACCGGCAGGACGTGAAGCTCTCCCAGGTGCCGGATTCCGTCCAACACGCCGTCATCGCCGCGGAGAACGAGGACTTCTACACCGACTCGGGCGTCTCGGTGACGGGCATCGGCCGCGCCGTCGTCAACATCGCCAAGGGAAAGGAGACCCAGGGCGGCTCGACGCTCACCCAGCAGTACGTGAAGAACACCTATCTGAGCCAGGACCAGACCGTCCAGCGCAAGATCAAGGAACTCTTCCTCTCCCTGAAGATCAGCAACCAGCGGCCCAAAACGGAGATCCTCGAGGGATACCTCAACACCTCCTGGTTCGGCCGCGACGCGTACGGCGTCCAGGCAGCCTCGTACGCGTACTACGGCATCCCCGCCTCGGAGTTGAACCCCAGTCAGGGCGCCCTGCTGGCCGCTGTCCTCAAAGGCGCGGAGAGCTTCGACCCGTCCCTCAGCTCCGCCAACCACCAACGTGCCGAAGACCGTTGGAGCTGGATTCTGGACCGTCAGGTCGACACGGGTTCGATGAGCGCAGAGGAACGCGCGAAGTACACGGAGTTCCCCGAGCCGAAGCCTCCCGTCAAGCCGACCAGCCAGGCCGGGCAGACCGGCTACCTCGTGGACATCGCCAACAAGTACCTCAAGAGCCGCAGCGGAATCACGGACAAAGAACTGGCCGGTGGCGGCTACAGCATCCACACCACCTTCGAGAAGGACAAGGTGGCCGCGCTGACCAAGGCCGTCGAGCAGGTGCGCGCGGACCGACTGGACCCGAAGAACCGTACGGAGGACCAGTACGTGCAGGTCGGCGCCGCCTCGATACGCCCCAAGGACGGGGCGATCGTCGCGCTCTACGGCGGCTCCGACGCGATCGAGCACTTCACCAACAACGCGGACACCTCCGGCGTGCCTGCGGCCTCGGCGTTCAAACCCTTTGTGTACGCCGCCGCTCTGGAGGAGGAGCTCGGCAGCACGGAGCCCCCGGCCGAGAGCCCTGCCCCGGAGCCCCTGAAACCCAGGGCGGTGGGGACGCCCATGGCAGCCGGGCCCCTCCGCACGGCCCTGGTGTTCCCCGACCACGCACCGTTCGTGGAAGCCGGCAAGAAGATCGGGCTGGAGAAGGTCAAGGACCTCGCGGTCGCGTCGGGACTGCGTGAGGAGAGCATGGCCAAGCTGGAGCCGACCTTCTCCATCGGCACCTCCACCCCCAGCGCCGTCCGGCTGGCCAGCGCCTACACGACCTTCATCAACAAGGGCCAGGCCACCGAGCCCTATTCGGTGACCAAGGTCGAGCGCAATGGCGCCACGGTGGACGGGTTCGGCCGACCCAAACCGCGGCGGGCCATGAGCCCCGACACAGCCGCGATCGTGGGCGCGGCGCTGCGCCACGTGGGCTGGAACGCCATCGGACCTACGAAGGACCAGCGGACCTACGTTCCGTCCTGGGCGGGCAAGACGGGCCCGAACGACCGTATGAACTCCGCCTGGTTCATCGGCACGACGCCGGAACTGAGCACCTCGGTCGCGATGTTCCGTACGAAGCCCGACGTCACGCAACTGCTGCCCATGCAGGGCGTGGGCGGCCCCGACTCCGAACGGGGCAGCGCCCTCCCGCCCCTGATCTGGAAGGCTTACACCGAGGTCGTGGTGCCCGCCCCGCCGTACCCGGCGGATGCACCCGGGGAGCACCCGTGA
- a CDS encoding translation initiation factor IF-2, whose protein sequence is MRRLILLAPLFLFTVGCGVVDSSEGEATDAAREVARKAGQRLYGQNPRTAEEVGRSASRIDGVEVLRVKGTSTHDGNGVDVVVRTSGSGYRGWLAREEVSLQRCFAVRVSPRSEWGEDPRDVACPDGPALTFAPPPEPPRLPYEELRAKLPRVAEGSLADEGEVRRTLAALDLDPAILTEVKSDGGRVGVLLLVKGNGFDPQDCLLARVGPGATEVWVPPRIHRMPGEGGCTVSNALDPKPSPH, encoded by the coding sequence ATGCGCCGACTCATACTGCTCGCCCCGCTGTTCCTGTTCACCGTCGGCTGCGGGGTGGTGGACTCCTCCGAGGGCGAGGCCACGGACGCCGCGCGGGAGGTGGCGAGGAAGGCGGGCCAGCGGCTCTACGGCCAGAATCCGCGTACGGCGGAGGAGGTCGGGCGCTCCGCTTCCCGCATCGACGGGGTGGAGGTACTGCGGGTGAAGGGTACGTCGACACACGACGGGAACGGCGTCGATGTCGTCGTCCGCACCTCCGGCTCGGGGTACAGAGGCTGGCTCGCCCGTGAAGAGGTCTCCCTGCAGCGGTGTTTCGCGGTACGGGTGTCTCCCCGGTCGGAGTGGGGTGAGGATCCCCGTGACGTGGCCTGCCCGGACGGGCCCGCGCTGACCTTCGCCCCGCCACCCGAACCACCCCGGCTGCCCTACGAGGAGCTCCGCGCGAAGCTTCCCCGGGTGGCGGAGGGCAGCCTGGCGGACGAGGGCGAAGTACGGCGTACGCTCGCCGCCCTGGACCTGGATCCGGCGATCCTCACGGAGGTGAAGTCGGACGGAGGCAGGGTCGGTGTCCTCCTGCTGGTCAAGGGCAACGGCTTCGACCCGCAGGACTGCCTTCTCGCCCGCGTGGGCCCCGGCGCCACCGAGGTATGGGTGCCACCCCGGATCCACCGGATGCCCGGAGAAGGCGGCTGCACCGTCTCCAACGCCCTGGACCCGAAACCCTCACCGCACTGA
- a CDS encoding aspartate aminotransferase family protein, translating to MSEPTSARFGEAVLSPDQLPPAVHAKVLRDELVAAAEWVSQYLSELPAGAVGRQMPAQQRARLREGRLSPRAGELGGVLDFVRDEIAPFPTGNGHPAFFAWINSPPAPAGVIAELLACAINATCGMGESALMDLERGTVRMLADLAGLPAGTGGVLTSGGSMANLLALATARTWFLTRRGSADGAAYDRDHARLTVYYSAQAHMSVARAASCIGLPSHRMRPVATDAHDRLDPAALRAAVTADLDAGLLPFCTVSTLGTTATGAVDPLDLVTQVCRSVGMWHHADGAWGGLGAAVPALAPLYQGVADLDSMTVDPHKTLSVPVGCGALLVPDPEHLHTAFAHQASYLTADEPDALPWLSHATIELTRPGTRALTLWATLHHLGRDGVTDMIERYLSLAGQLRDRITAEPGLELLASGPWPVVCFRITDPDGGDPDTLHTRVARRVQDNGRAYLATVSVQDRTALRACLCNHRTTTNDLDLLIREVLHAAETHRQPAAT from the coding sequence TTGAGTGAACCGACGTCGGCCCGGTTCGGTGAGGCCGTGTTGTCGCCGGACCAGCTGCCTCCAGCGGTTCACGCGAAGGTCCTGCGGGACGAACTCGTAGCCGCGGCCGAGTGGGTATCCCAGTACCTGAGCGAACTGCCGGCCGGCGCGGTGGGCCGCCAGATGCCTGCCCAGCAGCGGGCGCGCCTGCGTGAGGGGCGGCTCAGCCCACGCGCCGGTGAACTGGGCGGAGTGCTGGACTTCGTGCGGGACGAAATCGCCCCGTTCCCGACGGGGAACGGGCACCCCGCGTTCTTCGCCTGGATCAACTCGCCGCCCGCACCGGCCGGAGTCATCGCCGAACTGCTGGCCTGCGCCATCAACGCGACCTGTGGCATGGGTGAAAGTGCCCTCATGGACCTGGAACGCGGCACCGTGCGCATGCTCGCCGACCTGGCCGGACTACCTGCCGGCACGGGCGGGGTGCTGACCAGCGGCGGCTCCATGGCCAACCTGCTGGCCCTGGCCACCGCCCGCACCTGGTTCCTCACCCGCCGGGGCTCCGCCGACGGTGCCGCCTACGACCGCGACCACGCCCGGCTCACCGTCTACTACAGCGCCCAGGCACACATGTCCGTCGCCAGGGCCGCCTCCTGCATCGGCCTGCCCTCCCACCGCATGCGCCCCGTGGCCACCGATGCGCACGACCGCCTGGACCCGGCAGCCCTGCGCGCCGCGGTCACCGCCGACCTGGACGCGGGCCTGCTGCCGTTCTGCACCGTCAGTACGCTGGGCACCACCGCGACCGGCGCCGTCGACCCGCTCGACCTGGTCACGCAGGTGTGCCGGAGCGTCGGCATGTGGCATCACGCCGATGGGGCCTGGGGCGGGCTGGGAGCCGCCGTCCCGGCCCTGGCCCCCCTCTACCAAGGCGTTGCCGACCTCGACTCGATGACCGTGGACCCCCACAAGACACTGAGCGTGCCGGTGGGCTGCGGAGCACTGCTGGTCCCGGACCCCGAGCATCTGCACACCGCCTTCGCACACCAGGCCTCCTACCTCACCGCGGACGAACCGGACGCCCTGCCGTGGCTCTCCCACGCCACGATCGAGCTGACCCGCCCCGGCACCCGGGCCCTGACCCTCTGGGCCACCCTGCACCACCTGGGCCGCGACGGCGTCACCGACATGATCGAGCGCTACCTGAGCCTCGCCGGCCAACTGCGGGACCGGATCACCGCCGAGCCCGGACTGGAGCTCCTGGCGAGCGGCCCGTGGCCCGTTGTCTGCTTCCGCATCACCGACCCGGACGGTGGAGACCCGGACACCCTTCACACCCGTGTCGCCCGGCGCGTCCAGGACAACGGACGCGCCTACCTCGCCACCGTCTCCGTGCAGGACCGCACTGCTCTCCGCGCCTGCCTGTGCAACCACCGCACCACCACCAACGACCTCGACCTCCTCATCCGCGAAGTCCTCCACGCCGCCGAAACCCACCGCCAACCCGCCGCCACGTAG
- a CDS encoding DUF6126 family protein: MTTDGEPAQSEAAKEERWLAKGVALRAFFYICGTHLFAGFVWLLFYLGQHAQK, translated from the coding sequence ATCACGACGGACGGCGAGCCCGCGCAGAGCGAAGCGGCGAAAGAGGAACGGTGGCTGGCCAAGGGCGTCGCGCTGCGTGCCTTTTTCTACATTTGCGGCACCCACCTGTTCGCCGGGTTCGTGTGGCTGCTCTTCTACCTGGGCCAGCACGCTCAGAAGTGA
- a CDS encoding ArsR/SmtB family transcription factor: MSTPLYQLKAEFFKTLGHPVRIRVLELLAECEHAVAEMLPEVGVEAASLSQQLAVLRKANLVVTRREGSNVYYKLTHPQIAELLRVARGILSGVLEGQVELLADLRATSHT; the protein is encoded by the coding sequence GTGAGCACGCCGCTGTACCAGCTGAAGGCGGAGTTCTTCAAAACGCTGGGACATCCGGTCCGCATCCGTGTCCTGGAGCTCCTGGCCGAATGCGAGCACGCGGTCGCCGAGATGCTGCCGGAGGTCGGGGTGGAGGCCGCGAGTCTGTCCCAGCAGTTGGCTGTCCTGCGCAAGGCCAACCTGGTGGTCACCCGCCGGGAGGGCTCCAACGTGTATTACAAGCTCACCCACCCCCAGATCGCCGAACTGCTGCGGGTCGCCCGCGGCATCCTCTCCGGCGTGCTGGAAGGCCAGGTCGAACTCCTGGCCGACCTGCGCGCCACCAGCCACACCTAG